Proteins from a genomic interval of Scatophagus argus isolate fScaArg1 chromosome 6, fScaArg1.pri, whole genome shotgun sequence:
- the LOC124060174 gene encoding leukocyte elastase inhibitor-like, producing MAAISSSNTAFALELLRTLSQANPTGNIFVSPLSISSALAMVYLGAKGDTAAQMAKALSFSSGEGVHADFETLNADINSPHASYILKLANRLYGENTANFLPEFLQATQKYYHADLKAVDFVGSPEACRGEINSWVEQQTENKIKDLLKPGTVSTMTRLALVNAIYFKGNWNSRFDVANTKEMPFKVNKNDTRPVQLMYQMKKLPYIYIQEHELQILELPYVNEELSMFILLPQESTDGSDPLLKLENELTREKLDEWTNREYMDVHSEIFVHLPRFKLEEDYELNEPLAKLGMTDVFCAAKADLSGMNGNAGLFLSTVAHKAFVEVNEEGTEAAAATAGMVAFCMLREEHFTADHPFLFFIRHNKTKSILFLGRFSSP from the exons ATGGCCGCCATCAGCAGCTCTAACACGGCTTTTGCCTTGGAGCTGCTCCGCACTCTGAGCCAAGCCAACCCCACCGGGAACATCTTCGTCTCCCCGCTGAGCATCAGCTCAGCCCTGGCTATGGTTTACCTGGGCGCTAAAGGAGACACAGCTGCTCAGATGGCAAAG GCCCTCTCATTCAGCTCTGGTGAAGGCGTCCACGCAGACTTCGAGACTCTCAATGCCGACATCAACTCACCACATGCATCATACATCCTGAAACTGGCCAATCGCCTTTATGGGGAAAATACTGCCAACTTCCTGCCG GAGTTCCTCCAAGCCACTCAGAAGTACTACCACGCAGACCTGAAGGCTGTTGATTTCGTCGGGTCTCCAGAGGCGTGCAGAGGGGAGATCAACAGCTGGGttgagcagcagacagaaa ATAAGATTAAAGATCTTCTGAAGCCAGGAACAGTCAGTACTATGACAAGACTGGCTCTGGTTAACGCCATCTACTTCAAGGGAAACTGGAACAGCCGCTTTGATGTGGCCAACACCAAAGAGATGCCCTTTAAAGTCAACAAG AATGACACGAGGCCGGTCCAGTTGATGTACCAGATGAAGAAGCTGCCCTACATTTACATTCAGGAGCACGAACTGCAGATCCTGGAGCTGCCGTACGTGAACGAGGAGCTCAGCATGTTCATCTTGCTGCCCCAGGAGTCGACAGACGGCTCTGACCCTCTGCTGAAG CTGGAGAACGAGCTAACACGGGAGAAGCTGGACGAATGGACCAACAGGGAATACATGGATGTCCACTCAGAAATCTTTGTTCACCTGCCCAGATTCAAGCTGGAGGAGGACTACGAGCTGAACGAGCCTCTGGCCAAACTGGGCATGACAGACGTGTTCTGTGCTGCGAAGGCCGATTTGTCTGGCATGAACGGTAATGCAGGACTCTTCCTGTCTACGGTGGCCCACAAGGCCTTTGTGGAGGTGAACGAGGAGGGGACGGAGGCGGCTGCAGCCACGGCAGGCATGGTAGCTTTCTGTATGCTGAGGGAGGAACACTTCACAGCAGACCaccccttcctcttcttcatcaggCACAACAAGACCAAGTCCATCCTCTTCCTTGGCAGGTTTTCGTCTCCTTAG